CCTACAAAATCAGGGGGGCTATACAGCTCTGATGTTAGCTGAATTGTATCACAGGCACGAGATCGCCCAATTACTCCAGGAGTATCTATGACCATCGCTTTAGAGCAGCTATTAACGCCAGAAATCAATAAACCTGCCCGTTATCTAGGTAACGAATTGGGGGCTAAGCATAAACCCTGGTCAAGCGCTCAGGTACGCTGGGTGTTAACCTATCCAGAGGTATACGAACTGGGAGCATCTAATCTGGGTCATATCATTCTCTACAATATACTTAATGACCAAGCCGACCAACTGTGCGATCGCACTTATCTTCCCGCGCAAGATTTTACCCAAAAGCTCAGAGCAACCGCTACACCCTTATTTGCTCTAGAATCGCGACGACCTTTGACGGATTTTGATGTGGTGGGATTTAGTCTCAGTTATGAACTCGGTGCTACTAATATCTTAGAAATGCTCGATTTAGGGGGTATACCCCTGACTTGGAGGGAAAGAAACCAAGGTAATTACCCTCTAATTTTTGCAGGAGGACAAACCGCTACCTCTAATCCTGAACCTTATGCCGATTTCTTCGATTTTTACGCTTTAGGAGATGGAGAAGAGTTATTACCAGAAATTGGAAGAGCGATCGCTACTGCTAAAGCCAAAGGTGCTAATCGCTCTGAATTACTGTTAGCTCTAACTCAAGTAGAGGGCGTCTATGTACCCCAATTCTATCAAATGGCGACTGATGGCTCGGTAGAACCCCTACGCTCTGATGTACCTGCTAAAATTCGCCGACGCGTCGCTCAACCTGATCCTAATTACGCCATTGGGTTAGTTCCCTACATCGAAACAATCCATGATCGCTTAGTAGTAGAAATTAGAAGAGGTTGCACCCGCGGTTGTCGCTTCTGTCAGCCGGGAATGTTAACGCGTCCCGCTCGTGATGTAGAACCAGTTAAGGTAGTAGAGGCGATCGAACAGGGAATGAGAGCCACCGGTTACAATGAATTTTCTCTACTGTCTCTGAGTTGCTCTGATTATCTCTCTCTTCCTGCTGTGGGGATGGAAATTAAAAATCGTCTCAAAGAGGATAATATCTCCCTATCTCTACCGAGTCAAAGAGTCGATCGCTTTGATGAAAATATCGCTAATATCATTGGGGGAACGCGTCAGTCGGGTTTGACTTTTGCTCCTGAAGCGGGTACCCAAAGAATGCGCGATGTGATTAACAAAGGTTTAACCAACGCTGAGTTACTCAGAGGTGTAAAAACAGCGGTAGAACAGGGTTGGGAAAAGATTAAACTTTATTTTATGATCGGTCTACCGGGAGAAACGGATTTAGATGTTTTGGGTATCGCCGAAACTATAGCCTGGCTCAAACAAGAATGTCAAATGGTTGGTAAACGTAGGGTACACTTTAACCTGACTATTTCTAACTTTACCCCTAAACCCCATACCCCGTTTCAATGGCATTCGGTTTCTACCAGTGAATTCCAACGCAAACAAGCTCTACTCAGACAAGCTTTTAAACGCATTCGCGGCGTCAAAATTAACTATACCGATGTACGTATTTCCGCTATGGAGGATTTTGTCGGTAGGGGCGATCGCCGACTCGCTCCTGTGATACGTCGCGCTTGGGAGTTGGGCGCGGGTATGGATGCGTGGTGGGAAAATCTAGATCAAGCTTATCAAGCATGGGCTGAGGCGATCAACCAAGGGGGTTTAACCTGGAAATATCGTCAGGTAGAGCAGGGGGAATGGAATATTATGGAAACCAAAGGTGAAGAGGCTTTGGATGCTCCCCTTCCTTGGGATCATTTAGATACGGGTATCTCTAAAAAATGGCTCAAAGAAGATTTAAAAAAGGCTCTGGCTGCCACTATAGTACCTGATTGCGCTTTTGATCGCTGTTCTCTCTGCGGTGTCTGTGGTCCCGATTTCGGTCACAATATAGTGATTACTCCTCCTCCTATTCCTGAATTTTCAGGACATTTTCAACCCGATACCGAGCGTGTACAACGTCTACGCGTTTGGTTTGGAAAAACCGGGGAAATGGCTTTGATTGGTCACTTGGATTTGGTACGTTTGTTTGATCGCGTTATGCGTCGAGCGGGTTTACCTATTTCTTTTACCGGTGGTTTCCATCCTAGTCCGAGAATAGCGATCGCTCACGCCTTAGCTTTGGGGGTAACTAGCAGCGGGGAGCTCGTGGATTTTGAACTTAAACGCTCTATAGAGCCAGAAGAATTTCATCAAGTTTTGATTTCTCATTTACCACCGGATTTACCCGTCTATCGTGTGGAGGAGGTAGCATTAAAATCTCCTGCGGCTAATGTTTTATTAGTAAGCGCTGAATATCAAGTTACTGTGAGCGCTTCTACCCCTATTTCCTGTGAGCAATGGCAAAATTGGGTTCTAGAGATTATTAATAGCGGGGAAATTCTCTGGGAGAAAAAGACTAAATCGGGTAAAAAAGTCCAGATTAATCTGCGCGATCGTCTGTTTACTCTCGCTGTAGAATCACCTGGTGTCTTGCGCTATTGGGGTAGTTGTCATCACGATGGAACGATTCTGACTCCTCAACATCTGCTTTATATGTTAGAGCGGGTGTCTCAACTGGAATTGTCTCTAGTTAAAGTGCATCGTGTCAATCTAGAGTTACAGGAAACCAAGTCTTATTGAGAAGCTCCACTAGGGTATAGGGGCATTTTTCCGGAAGGTAATTAATT
This genomic window from Gloeocapsa sp. PCC 73106 contains:
- a CDS encoding TIGR03960 family B12-binding radical SAM protein produces the protein MTIALEQLLTPEINKPARYLGNELGAKHKPWSSAQVRWVLTYPEVYELGASNLGHIILYNILNDQADQLCDRTYLPAQDFTQKLRATATPLFALESRRPLTDFDVVGFSLSYELGATNILEMLDLGGIPLTWRERNQGNYPLIFAGGQTATSNPEPYADFFDFYALGDGEELLPEIGRAIATAKAKGANRSELLLALTQVEGVYVPQFYQMATDGSVEPLRSDVPAKIRRRVAQPDPNYAIGLVPYIETIHDRLVVEIRRGCTRGCRFCQPGMLTRPARDVEPVKVVEAIEQGMRATGYNEFSLLSLSCSDYLSLPAVGMEIKNRLKEDNISLSLPSQRVDRFDENIANIIGGTRQSGLTFAPEAGTQRMRDVINKGLTNAELLRGVKTAVEQGWEKIKLYFMIGLPGETDLDVLGIAETIAWLKQECQMVGKRRVHFNLTISNFTPKPHTPFQWHSVSTSEFQRKQALLRQAFKRIRGVKINYTDVRISAMEDFVGRGDRRLAPVIRRAWELGAGMDAWWENLDQAYQAWAEAINQGGLTWKYRQVEQGEWNIMETKGEEALDAPLPWDHLDTGISKKWLKEDLKKALAATIVPDCAFDRCSLCGVCGPDFGHNIVITPPPIPEFSGHFQPDTERVQRLRVWFGKTGEMALIGHLDLVRLFDRVMRRAGLPISFTGGFHPSPRIAIAHALALGVTSSGELVDFELKRSIEPEEFHQVLISHLPPDLPVYRVEEVALKSPAANVLLVSAEYQVTVSASTPISCEQWQNWVLEIINSGEILWEKKTKSGKKVQINLRDRLFTLAVESPGVLRYWGSCHHDGTILTPQHLLYMLERVSQLELSLVKVHRVNLELQETKSY